The Methanobacterium alcaliphilum genome segment TCATTTAGTCTAATGATTAACCTCTTTTGGTTTCTAGATTTTAAGGATTTTTTTTCCATGAATTTTCCTTGAATCGTCTGTATCCGGGTTTTAGAATATCCCTCTTTAATCCATTTAGATTTTAGTCCATCTTCCAGAGCCATGATTAATCTTATCCATGCATCAACTTCCTTGCAAGAAATAATATTACTAGTAGATCGCTGCGGGCACTTCCAACAGTATTCGTTCTCTAAAATATCCCTTATCTTTTCATAATATTTGTTTGAAACCTCGCTAAACTCATTCAAAGTCCGGAACAGTTGGCCCATTTAATCACCGTTTCTTAAAATATATTTTAAAAAATCCAAATTTACTATTTTTTCTCAGGTGTTAATTTATCTAAAAGCCCTGATTTTCGCGCATAGTGGAAGAGATAAAGCTGAGTGTATCCCGCATATTCACCAAATCTTTCCATGCCAAATTCCCTTATTTTAGGTACTGAAACATCTTTTCCATCGAAATAAAGGTGACAAATAATTCTTTTAATCCACACATCTACAGGGAATGCCTCTGTCATTCCAAAGCCATAAAGTAAAATACAGTCCGCAACTTTAGGCCCTACACCCGGTAGTTCTAAAATGATTTCAAATGCATCTTCATACTTTCTTTTTGCCAATTTTTCCATTGAAATTTCATTTTCAATCATTTCTGCTGCTTGAATAATATATTTAGCTCGATAACCCACACCGCATGCCTGAAGATTGTTGTTGAATTGGAACCCCTCAGGAAGATTATCTTCACATCTCTGCATTTCTTCCAGATCGCTTTCAGGAAGTTTAGAAATTATATTAGGAGAGGGAAATAAGTGAAAAACTCCATTATCAATAGAATATTTTTCGCCCCATTTTTGTTTTATATCTTTTATCGATCGAGTCCAACGCAAAATTGAACAATTAGCAGAAGATATAGAAGATATGATGCATTCGAATGGATCATGAGCGTTGAAAAGTCTTAAACCCCTGCAAAATTCAACAGTAGGTGCCAGCTGACTATCACTCTCCAAAAATCCATATAATCTATTCATATCATGGTTCAAACTGAATATTTCCCTTATTTTTGATTTTATACTATTTTTAGGAATATTATCTCTGCATTGTGCAATTATATTCATATTTGAATAAGGATTACTGTCTTCGTGATGTATTTTTATTATGCAAGGCGTATTTTCAATCAATACAAGTTCTTTAAAGTTATTGTGAATCTCCAGCCACGGTGGTTGGCTGGTTTGACCACTGTATATGGTGTTTTTTAAGTCAAAAGGCCCTGTGTTTTTATAACTTATGTTGAATTGATGTTTCATATAACTACCTTTTACTAAACTATCCTTAAGCGATTTAAACCATTATACATGATAATTAATCCTATAATCAGGCAAAAAGCAGCCATTACCCAATTTGTATGATTAAAAAGCCATTTGTTAATTGGTTTTACTACATAGTCTGCTTTTTTAGGGAAAACTATGAATAAAACTAATGGTACTTCCACAACAATAAGGGTGATTATAATCAAAAGAAGTAGTGCTGCAATATCCATCCCCCATCCTGCTTTAACAACTCCCATTTGCCGTCCTGCCGCTAAAACAAAGATTGCAGTGGAAAAGTTGATTAAGAAAGTTAAAAGACCCACTGTGAAATAACGTCGGAATTTATGAAATTTGTTGGAATTCTCATCAATTTTTAAGTATTCTAATGTAGAGCTATTC includes the following:
- a CDS encoding DNA glycosylase, yielding MKHQFNISYKNTGPFDLKNTIYSGQTSQPPWLEIHNNFKELVLIENTPCIIKIHHEDSNPYSNMNIIAQCRDNIPKNSIKSKIREIFSLNHDMNRLYGFLESDSQLAPTVEFCRGLRLFNAHDPFECIISSISSANCSILRWTRSIKDIKQKWGEKYSIDNGVFHLFPSPNIISKLPESDLEEMQRCEDNLPEGFQFNNNLQACGVGYRAKYIIQAAEMIENEISMEKLAKRKYEDAFEIILELPGVGPKVADCILLYGFGMTEAFPVDVWIKRIICHLYFDGKDVSVPKIREFGMERFGEYAGYTQLYLFHYARKSGLLDKLTPEKK
- a CDS encoding GAP family protein; translation: MIRIISYCSVVLILFNKSRKNSSEGVEIVLNSNIIAITIPLAWAAAVSPTALSVFLIMMSMADDRKLAGFSFYAGALSVLLLTFMIGFFMGDALTNTGHSDPATMASIDIFLGAILVLLGIKSGFSNEHKNSSTLEYLKIDENSNKFHKFRRYFTVGLLTFLINFSTAIFVLAAGRQMGVVKAGWGMDIAALLLLIIITLIVVEVPLVLFIVFPKKADYVVKPINKWLFNHTNWVMAAFCLIIGLIIMYNGLNRLRIV